Below is a window of Nocardia asteroides DNA.
GCGCGCTCGCCACGGCCACCGACCGAATCCAGTTGTCCACCTTGGTCACCGGCAACACCTACCGCAATCCGGCGCTGCTGGCCAAGACCGTCACCACCCTCGACGTGGTCAGCGGCGGGCGGGCCGTGCTCGGCATCGGCGCGGGCTGGTTCGAACTCGAACACCAGCAGTACGGCTTCGAGTTCGGCACCTTCACCGAACGCTTCCAGCGGCTCGAGGAGGCGCTGGCGATCATCGCGCCCATGCTGCACGGACAGCGACCCACCGTCGACGGCGCCTGGTACCGCACCGAGAACGCCATGAACGAGCCGCGCGTCCGCGACGACCTGCCGATCATGCTGGGTGGTGGCGGCGAGAAGAAGACCTTCGCCCTGGCCGCCCGCTACGCCGACCACCTCAACATCATCGCCAACGCCTCCGAACTGCCACGCAAGGTCGAGGCCCTGCACCAGCGCTGCGCCGAAGCCGACCGCGACCCGGCCACCCTGGAAACCAGCTTCCTCGCCTTCGTCATCGCCGACGAGGACGGCGACCGCGCCCGCAAACAGCAGGCCGACATGCTGGCCCGCTACGGCATCGACCTGTCCACCCTCTCTCCCGCCGAGATCCGCGCCACCCCCGCCGACCGCCAATTCGTCGGCACCCCGGACGAAGTCGCCGAACAGATCCAGACCCGTGTCCTCGACCATGGCATCGACGGCGTCATCGTCAACATGATCACCAACGGCCACGAGCCGGGCGTCATCGAAGCAGCAGCCAAAGCGTTGCGCCCCTTGGTGAGCTGACCTACCACCCCACGCTCACCCGCCCGCGCTGCCCACCACGGCACCGCGGGCGGTTGCGCGTTTCCGGCTATGTTGGCACTCCGGATCCGAAGAACCGGTGCGCAATCCTCGCCCCGGCGAGGGAACCGAACCGAGGGTCCGTGCGTCCAACCGATAGAACACGAAAGTGGGGGGTAGATGGCGGTTCAGGAGCAGTTGGGGAGGCGGGCGTGGCATACGCCGCGGACGCTGTGGACGCTGGTGTGGACCACCGCGCGGGCGCTGGCGGTGCTGGTCTGCGGAATTGCCTGTGTGCCAGCGTTTCTGCACTTGGCGGGGACTTCCGGCCCGGCGGGCGAGGCTGATGGGCGGAGCTCCGACGCCGCAGTGTTCGTCTTCCTGGCCATTCTGCCGCTCACGATCACCGGACTGGTCATGACGCGAACCGCGTTTCGCCGGTGGTTGTCGGCGAGGCATCGCTGGCAGGTGTGGAATATCGAGACTCTTCGGCCCCAAATTCAGGAATGGGTCAATCTGCTGGATGACCGGGGGTCAGTCGCAGGCACCTTGGTGCTGCGCAAATGGTCGTCGCGAACATTCGGCGGCGATGACAAGGTCGTCTGGTTCGCCGGGGTGCCGAACAAGGCGGGTCTCATCGCGAAACCGGGCGGAGCGGGCGCGCAGCTGGCTTATCGGTCGCTCTTCTACGTGCCGCCGCGCTTCGGTACCGCCCTGCTGGTCAAGGACAAGTCCGCTCCTCCGATTCCGCAGCCACACAGCACTTCTCCCGCGAAAACACCCGAACCGCCGGGCAAGCACGGCGGGCTCGACGATGCCACTTTCCCGTCACCGCGGAAGCTGCGCCGGACGCTGGCCTATCTGCTCGACGTCGTCGTGCATCTGGCGATCGGGTTCGGTGTCGTGTTCCTCAGCGACGAGGTGACGCGTCACGCCGTGACGCACCAGGATTGGGACAGCACGCAGATCAAGTGGTGGACGATGATCGGGTACTTCCTGCTCGCGTCGTTCGTCGACCGGGTCGTGCTCCAGTCCGTGACACGGACGACGCTCGGCAAAGCCGTGTTCGGACTGGTCATCATCGACCGCGACACCGGCCGCTACCCCCGTGTGGGCCGCCTTCTCGCGGCCTGGTTGGTCGGGGTGATCATGCCGATCCTGGTCCTCGGCAACAGCACCGTTCCCGAACGCCCGGAACGCTATCTGCTCCCCGCCGTGCGGCGGCGTGACGCGCGGCAGGTCTTCGGGACACGGTCCGGTGACCCGGTGGGCGTTACGGGTTGAAACGACGAAACGCCCTCGCCCGCTGGATGATCGGCGGGCGAGGGCGTTCGGTCGGGGGTCGGCTCAGCCGAGCAGGCGCCAGTCCTCGAGGCCCTGGTAGAGCGGGACGCTCTGGGCCAGCTTGGCGACGCGGGCGCGCAGGGTCTCGGTGTCGGAGGTGCCGGCGAGGGCGGCGGCGATGATGTCGGCGACCTCGGTGAACTCGGCGTCGCCGAAGCCGCGGGTGGCCAGGGCGGCGGTGCCGATGCGCAGGCCGGAGGTGACCATCGGGGGGCGCGGGTCGAACGGGACCGCGTTGCGGTTGACGGTGATGCCGACCTCGTGCAGGAGGTCCTCGGCCTGCTGGCCGTCGAGCTCGGAGTTGCGCAGGTCGACAAGGACCAGGTGCACGTCGGTGCCGCCGGTGAGGACGGAGACGCCCTTGTCCTTGACATCGGCGCCGGTCAGACGCTCGGCCAGGATGCGCGAACCCGAGAGGGTGCGCACCTGACGGTCCTTGAACTCCTCGGTCGCGGCGATCTTGAACGCGGCGGCCTTGGCGGCGATCACGTGCATCAGCGGGCCGCCCTGCTGGCCCGGGAACACCGCGGAGTTCAGCTTCTTGGCGAATTCCTGCTTGGCCAGGATCAGGCCGGAGCGGGGGCCGCCGAGGGTCTTGTGCACGGTGGAGGACACCACGTCGGCGTAGGGCACCGGGGAGGGGTGCAGGCCGGCGGCGACCAGGCCGGCGAAGTGCGCCATGTCGACCCACAGGTAGGCGCCGACCTCGTCGGCGATCTCGCGGAACTTCGCGAAGTCCTGGTGGCGCGGGTAGGCCGACCAGCCGGCCACGATCACCTTCGGCTTCGAGGCCTTCGCGATGTCGCGGACCTCGTCCATGTCGATGCGGTGGTCTTCCTTCGACACACCGTAGGAGTGGACGTCGTAGAGCTTGCCCGAGAAGTTCAGGCGCATGCCGTGGGTGAGGTGACCGCCGTGTGCGAGGTCCAGACCCAGCAGGGTCTCGCCCGGGTTCATCAGCGCCATCAGCACCGCGGCGTTGGCCTGCGCGCCCGAGTGGGGCTGCACGTTGGCGAACTCGGCGCCGAAGAGTTCCTTGGCGCGGTCGCGGGCCAGGGTCTCCACCACGTCGACGGCCTCGCAGCCACCGTAGTAGCGACGACCGGGGTAGCCCTCGGCGTACTTGTTGGTGAGCACGGAACCCTGCGCCTGCAGGACCGCGCGCGGCACGAAGTTCTCCGAGGCGATCATCTCGAGGGTGTCGCGCTCGCGGGCGAGCTCGCCCGCCATCGCGGCGGCCAACTCGGGATCGAGCTCACCGAGAGACTGGGTATTCACCGAAGCGGTCGTCTGCGTCACGACCCTCAGTCTATGGGCCGCGCGTGGACGCCCGAGCACGGGGATAGCGCAACACCGGCCGGGCCGCCACCCGGGAGACCCAGGTCACAGGCTTGCGGCCGGGTCGTCGACCGGCCCGACAGGGCGAAACGCGGTAACGGCGGCGGACGCGGTGACCGATGACACAGGTATGAACCCCCTGCCCGTGACCCCGGCCATCGCGCCGGCCAACCCGATCGAGGCGCTGCTGATGCAGCTGAGCTATCTCGTCTGCTCACTGTTCAGCCCCGGCGGTTGCGCCGTCGTCCTGTAGCTCAGACCGGCATCCGCCGGATCGCGCCCGGCGTGAGCGGCTCGTCGAGCAGACGGCCGAATCGCTCGACCCGGTCCTGCGCGTCGACGGCGTTGTCCAGCCAGCCGCCGAGCAGGCGGTAGCCCTCCACGTAGGTGCTGATGTAGGCCCGCCACAGCGGCGAGGACAGGAAGCGCAGCGACTGCCGCGCCCGCTCCGGCGTGGCCAGGCTCCACTGCTGCAGGAACGCCGCCACCTCGTCTTCGCCGCGACGCCGATCGTGCAGCAGCAGCGCCGCGTCCTGGCGCACGCCGAGCAGCCCGGCCGAGGCGGTCGCGAACCGTTCGGCGCGCTCGCCGTCGAATCGCAAGCCCAGGTCGGCGTAGATCTCCTGCGCCCACAGACCCCAGCCCGGTCCGATGATCGACTGCAACGCCAGGTCGGCCAGGCCCTCGGCCATCAGGCACTGCGGGGTGTTGACCAGGAACAGCGTCTGCTCGTCCTCGCCCGCGGCGACCAACCCGGCCTCCTTGCGGCAGTGCTCGGTGTGGTGGCCCGGGTATGCCTCGTGCGCGATGAGCGCGGGCAGGTGCGCCATGTGCTGCTTGAGGTCGGAGTTGATCGCCACCTTGGAGTGGAAATTGCCCAGGTAGTAGTTGAATCCGGACCAGGGCTTGTCGCCGACCACCTCGTAGGTGACGGTCTCGTGGTCGGGCAGCGGATAGCGTTCGCGGACGCGCTCGCGCAGCGCGCTGGAGAACGCCTCGACGCAGACCGCGAGCCGCTCCGGCGGGATCTCGTCACCGCGCCGGTAGGCGGCGGCGCGCTCGGCCAGCGGACCCTCGCCGCCGAGGACCTCGTCCATCAGCCGGTGCGCCGCGCGGTAGTCCTCGGGGTCGCCGGGGGCGATGTCGACGTCGAAGTAGGCGCGGACCTCGTCGACGAAGCCGATGTCCTCCCCGGCGAACTTGCGGGCCGAGCACTCCATCGCCACCAGGTGGGCGTCGAGGAATTCGGTGCGCCGCGCCGACAGCCCGGCGTCGGCCAGGCCCGCGCGCAGGTCGACGGCGCGCCGGACCAGGTCGGCGGGTTCGGGAAGCGGCGCGTTCTCGACGTCGCGGCGCAGCTGCGGATCGCCGGTGTAGGCGTCGACGAAGCCTTCCTCGAGCCGGTCGAAAGCCAGTCCGAGCCGCAGGTATTCGGTGACAAGTGGATGGGACCCCATGCCGTCCGACCTTACGGGGTAATTCGGAAAAGCGGGCCCTACCTCGGCGTTGTCCCTCGTTACCGGCGAGTAGCCAAACCCCCTGTTGCGCGTGGACGGCCGGGACGGAGCACAATCGCGGCATGCGGTCAGAGTTATCCCGGATCTCACTGGACGGGCAGCCGAGCTGTGCGTGTGCGCCCGGACGGAGCGTGGGGTAAGTGGCACGGATGAGCGAACCGAGCCCGTATGTGGAGTTCGACCGCAAGCAGTGGCGCACCCTGCGCAAGTCCACTCCCCTGGTCCTGACCGAGGAGGAACTGACCGGACTGCGCGGTCTTGGCGAGCAGATCGACCTCGAGGAGGTCGCCGAGGTCTACCTGCCGCTCGCGCGTCTCATCCACCTGCAGGTGGCCGCGCGGCAGCGGCTGTTCGCCGCCACCGCCACCTTCCTCGGGGAGAAACATCCCGATAAGCAGGTGCCGTTCGTGATCGGCGTCGCGGGCAGTGTGGCGGTGGGCAAGTCGACCACCGCGCGCGTGCTGCAGGCGCTGCTGGCCCGCTGGGACCACCACCCGCGGGTCGACCTGGTGACCACCGACGGATTCCTCTACCCCACCGCCGAACTCACCCGCCGCGGCATCATGCACCGCAAGGGTTTCCCGGAGAGCTACGACCGGCGCAAGCTGCTGCGCTTCGTCACCGAGGTGAAGTCGGGCGCCGAAGAGGTGTGCGCGCCGGTGTATTCGCACATCTCCTACGACATCGTGCCCGACGAGAAGCACTGCGTGCGCCAGCCCGACATCCTCATCGTCGAGGGCCTGAACGTGCTGCAGACCGGGCCGCGGCTGATGGTGTCGGACCTGTTCGACTTCTCCATCTACGTCGACGCCAGGATCGAGGACATCGAGAACTGGTACGTGCAGCGCTTTCTCGCGTTGCGCAAGACCGGCTTCGCCGACCCCGACGCGCACTTCCACCACTACTCCGCGCTCAACGACGAGCAGGCCACCACGGCCGCGCGCGACATCTGGAACTCCACCAACCGGCCCAACCTGGTGGACAACATCCTGCCCACCCGCCCGCGCGCGACCCTGGTGCTGCGCAAGGACGCCGACCACACGATCAACCGGTTGCGGCTGCGCAAGCTCTGATCAGCGGTGCGCGGTGCGGACCTCGATCACATTGCCCAGCAATGACTTTCCGTCCAGGTACAGGTCGCCGGTCAGGGTGCCGAACGGGGCGGCCGGGCCGGTGCGGCGCAGTTCGAGCCGGAGCGGATCGGTGATCAGGCGCAGGGCGGGATCGGCGCCGGCCTGGGTCCAGCCGTCGCGGTAGCGCCACACCGTCGACGACAGCAGCGTCTTCGCATCGTCGCGGTCCCACACCAGCCGGGTCAGTACGACATCGGCGCCGTCGGCCCGGATGTCGGCGATCGAGCTGCACGAGGGAAACGGCGGGCCCGCGGAATCGACCGCGCCGGTGGCCAGGTCGAGCCGGTGCACCGAGGCGGTGCCGCAGGCGACATTGTCGCGGCTGTAACCGGCCACGACCACCGACCGGCCGTCCGCCGCGATCGCGGCCTGCCGGAACACGGTGTTGACTTCCGGGATCCGGCCGAACTGCTGCACCGCACCGGAATTCAGGTCGACCACGTACAGGTGATTGACGCCCCAGCTCGCGCCGGGAACCGATTCGATCCGGGTCAGCACCGCGCGATCGCGGTCCAGCGCGATCAGTTCGGTCCCGGCGAGCGCGCTGCCCGCGTCCAGCGGGTCACGCGGCTCGGGCAGCGTGATCGACCGCAGCACAGCGGGTTCCGGGTTCCGCAAGTCGGCGTGCATGACGGCGCCGTCGTGCCACCAGCCGACCACCGCGTCGTGCAGCGGGAAAACTCGCGCGCAGTGGCAGTCGAAACGGCCGGAGGCCACCAGCAGTTCCGCGGTCTCCAGCGCGGAGACCATACCGTCGCCGTCGACCGCGTAGGCCAGCGAATTGTCCTGGCTGAACCCGATGTCGCGGTAGTCACCCACCCGGTCACCACGCATCCCGGACGCGTCGGCCACGCCCATGCCCGTCGTGGTGTGCACCGCGAACAGCGACGTGGCGGGCGGCGCGCCCGTCACGATCTGCGGCCCCTGCGGCAGCGCGGGCGCGCACCCCGTGCCGAGGACGGCCATGGCTGCCACGACCACCCACCGAAACCGACCGATTCCCATCCCTACCTCCGGAATTCCCCACCCCGGCGCCACCGTGCGCGGCGCCGACCGGCCGGGAACGGCGCCCGGCGGGTGGGTATACGCGAGACGGGTCACGATGGTTCAACCGCGGTTCCACCGCACAGCCCGGCTTGGCCCACGACGGCTCGGCGCAGCTGACCGGCGATATAGCCCGCCGCAGATCACGACGGCTCGAGCGAGCCGACCCGCCCCACGGCCCGCCGCGGTTCAGGGATGAGCAGACCGGCCTGCGCGACCTATTTCGCGGTGTCGGGCGCGCCCAGCGAGACCACCCGCGTGGCGAGTTCGGTTCGCGTGCCGCCTTTCTCGACGAACAGCACCCCGTTCGGGGTCTCGCGGGCCGAGGTCGGATCACCGGCGACGACCTGGACGATCGACTCGGGCGCGCCCGGCAGCATGTCGACCACCGGCACCTCCGCGACCGGCGCCCAGCCCTGCGCCGCCGACTGCAGCCGGTCCACCGCGCTCGGCGCGCCGGCCAGATCGGCCCACTTCCTGGTGGCCACGGTGATCGACCGATCGCCGCCCCAGCGCGGGCTGTACGCCGCCGAGCATTCGCCCGGCAGTTCGGGCAGTTCCAGCACCGCGTTGCTGCGGACGTCGATCGTCGCGACATGACCGGTCCCGCAGGACGCGCTGCGCCCGGTGGTCCCGGTGAGGACGAACTGGTGACTGTCCCGGCCCGCCGCGGCGGCGGTATTGGCGTCGATGCCCGGCACCCGGCCCAGCGGCAGGATCGCGTCGGCCCCGATCGCGTACAGGTGGCTCTTTTCCCACCACAGCCCGCGCGACTCGACCCGCGCGACCAGCAGGTAGTCCTCGGTCGCCGCGAGCAGCCGCGCGTCGTCGAACCGGCCGCCCGAGAGCGGACTCGGCGAATCGGGCAGCTCCACCTCGCGTTCGGTCTCCGGGGGCGCGGTCCCGGCCAGATCCATGCTCATGATCTCGCCGGGCTCGCGCCACCAGCCGACCACCGACCCGCGCAGGGCGACGGCGTCGGTGCAGTCGCACTCGATCCGCGACACCTTGCCGTCCCGCACGCCCAGCGCCACCAGCGTCTTCGACCCCGCCTCCACCGCGAACGCGTACCGGCCGTCCCTGGTGAAGTTCACCGCGGCCGACGAATAGCCGAAACTGCCCGGCGCGCGCACGGTGTCGCCGGCGCGGACCACCGCCAGCTCCCCCTCCGTGCGATAGGCGAACACCGCGCCCGTCGCGTTCGGGCCACCCTCGGGCGTGATCGCGGGCGGCGCGGTCCGGTCGACGCCGCAGCCCGCCAGCAGCAGGACCGCGCCCGACACCGCACCGATCGCCGCCAGGCGGGCACCGATGCCCGGTCCCGGCCTGCTCGCAACTCCCACAGCTCACCCCTGCCCGTGTTAGGTCGGCCACGTCTCGCGCAGCAGCCTAACGGGACACGGGGCGCCGTCCTACAGTTTCCAGGCCGCGTCGAGCCTGGTCGCCACATCGATGTTGCGGACCGCCGCGATCTCCGGCTTCCTGATCTCCTCGGCGATATAGCGGGCCACGAACCGGCGGATCTCGTGATCCACGCTCGCCAGCACCCGCAGCAGCTGCCCGCGCTTGGTCGCGCTCGCCACGTTCACCCGCACATCAGCGGGCCTGGGCTCGGCGATATCGATGATCACCCGCAGTGGATCGGCGGTGCGCGCGGTGAGATGCAGGTGCACCGTGCCGTCCACCCGGAAGCGCGACCGGTCCACCGCCAGATCCACCACCAGGTCGACGTGCAGAGGAATGGTCAGCTCGAAGGAGATGAAGGCGTCGACGTAGCGCAGGATGCGTGGCCGCCCCAGCTCCACCTGGGCCGTCACCTTGGCCAGACGACCCGGCCCCACCCCGATCGGCCCGAAATCGAAAGCAGCTCCGGTGAGTTCGCCGAAGGCCTCGGCGATCCGCTGCTCGGAGACGGCGTACTCGAGAAATCGCCTGCCGAATTCCTCATAACTTATATACGACGGCTGATCGGGTTCCACTGCCCGCAGAGTACGCGACCCCGGTGACGATCAAGCGCCGAAACGGCGGTGCCGCGCGGCGTAATCGCGCAGGGCGCGCAGGAAGTCGACCCGGCGGAACTCCGGCCAGTACGCCTCGGTGAACCAGATCTCCGAATACGCGCTCTGCCACAGCAGGAAACCCGAAAGCCGCTGCTCGCCAGAGGTTCTGATCACCAGATCCGGATCCGGCTGACCCGAGGTGTACAGGTGCTGGCCGATCGCGTCGACCGTGATCGACTGCACCAGATCCTCACCCGACTCACCCGCCGCGATCTCCTGCCGCACCAGCGACCGGACCGCGTCGGTGATCTCCTGCCGCCCGCCGTAACCCACGGCCACATTCACATGCACGCCGTCGCGCCCGCTGGTGCGCTCGGCCGCCACCCGCAGCCGCTTGGCGATCAGTTCCGGGAAACCCGCCAGCGAACCGACGATCCGCACACTCCAGTTCTGCTCCGGCGCGGACAGCTCCTCCACCACATCGGTGATCACCTCGAACAGGGTTTCCAGCTCGTCGGGATCTCGCCGCAGATTCTCCGTCGACAACAGATAGACGGTGACCATCTCGATGCCCTCGTCCGAACACCAGCCGACCAGCTCCGCGATCTTCAGCGCGCCGACCCGATGACCGTGGCTGACATCGGTGAACCCGTTCTCCCGCGCCCAGCGGCGATTGCCGTCGCACATGACGGCTACATGGCGAGGGTGCTGCTTGTCGGCCAGCTGCTTGGACAGCCTGGCTTCGTAGATGCGATATGGCAGACCACGCACCCGACCGAGAAACTCCACGCCCGCACCCTACGCCTGGACCGCCTCTCCGGGTATTTTGCCGGTCGTGGGGAGGTGGCGAGTGGCGCACCGGGCCGGCGGAGAGTGCGTAGTCCTGTTCTGGGGTGGTTGGGGAGTTACCCATGTTCTTTCGAGATCAGTGGGTTGGGGTCTTTGTGGGGGTGGGCACGTTTGTGGTGGTGGGGTCGGGTTTTGACGTAGCGTGGGGGCTAACTTACGGTACCGTAGGTTTTTGCTTCGGGAGGATTCGTGGACTCTGTGCGGGCTGAGGTCGAGGAGCTTGTCGCGCTCGGCAAGCCGCTGCTGCGGGGGTGGATTCATACGTGGGCCGTCGGGGTGGCGGCGATCGCGGTGGCGGTGCTCGTGGTCGTCGCGTTCGGGGAGTCGGCGACGGCGGGGTGGTCGACGCTGGTCTACGGGATCACCGTGTGCCTGCTGTTCGGGATCAGTGCCGTGTATCACCGGGTGACCTGGCAGAGCGTGCAGGCCAGGGTGCGGATGAAGCGGGCCGACCACTCGATGATCTTCCTGTTCATCGCGGGCAGCTACACGCCGTTCGCGCTGCTCGGGCTGCCCGGCTCGACCGGGCGGACACTGCTGATCGTGGTCTGGGCCGGGGCGCTGGCCGGGGTGGCGCTCAAGCTGCTGTGGCCGACGGCGCCGCGCTGGGTGGGCGTGCCGCTCTACCTGCTGCTCGGGTGGGCCATCGTGCCGGTGGCGCCGGAACTGCTGCACAACGTGGGCGTGCTCCCGCTGGTGCTGCTCGCCGTCGGCGGCGTGATCTACAGCGTCGGCGCGATCCTCTACGCCACGAAATGGCCCAATCCGTGGCCGACGCACTTCGGGCACCACGAGTTCTTCCACGCGGCGACGGTGCTCGCGGCGATGTTCCATTACGTCGCCATCTGGCTGGTCGTGCTCGGCTGACCGGCGCGTGCGCGCGGCGGGCCCGGCGGGGCCTTCTATGCTCGATATTCGTGTCACCCGTCAGCGCAGCATGTGAGCTCAGGGCGCTTCGGCGCGTCTTGTGTGAGCGTGCGCGGTGAATCGGCTGGTCCGCTGGGCTCTGCGCAGCTATTGGGGCCTGGCGCTGGTGGTGATCACCGCCAACCTGGTCGGCCTCGGCGCCATCTTCCTGGTCGCCTGGGCCGACGGCGTCTTCACCCGGGTGGGTCCCAACTGGCGCGAGGCCGCCTCCCTGCTGGGCATCTATCCCGCGTTCGCGGTGGGGCTCGGCATCGCCATGGCCATCTACGACCGGCGCCGGTACCTGCGCTGGCTCGATGACGGACGCAAACCCACGCCCGAGGAAGCCCGCCGCCTGATCGCGCTGCCCGCCGCGATCACGCTGCGCGCCATCGTGCTGTGGATCCCCGGCATCGCGCTGACGGTGTGGCTGGTCGACCGTTTCACCGACTACGACAACAAAGCCGTCGTGATCGCCGGATTCGCGCTCGGCGCCCTCGAATCCGCGGGCGCGACCTACCTGATCCTGGACCGGCTCATCCGGCCGGCCGTCCCGATCATCACCGCGGTGCTCGGGCCCACCGTGCATCCGAGTTCCACCGTGCTGGTCCGGGTGCTGGTCACCTGGGCGGTGTCGAGCGCGCTGCCCGGCCTGATCATCATCGTGGTGCTCAGCGATCCGGCCACCCCCGCCGAGGACCGGGTGCGGGCGGCCTGGATCTTCACCATCGTCGCGCTGCTGGTCGGCGCGCTGGCCACCGCGCTGCTGGCCCGGTCGGTCGCCACCCCGATGCGCACGATGTACCGGGCGCTGGACCGGATCACCCGGGGCGAACTCGACGTGCGCGTTCCCGTCGGCAGCGCCAGCGAGATCGGGCGCCTCGAGCACTCCGTCAACGAACTGGCCGCGACGCTGCAGGACCAGGCGCACACCGAGGACGTGTTCGGCAGGCACGTCGGCTCCACCGTCGCCGAACGCGCACTGGCGGGCAGCACCGATCTCACCGGCGACGTGCGGACGGTGTCCGCGCTGTTCGTCGACGTCACCGGATCGGTGCAGCTGTCGGCGGAGATGGCCCCGGAACAGTTCGTGCACAAGCTCAACCGGCTGCTCGCCACCGTGGTCGCGGCCACCGAGGCCAACGGCGGCCTGGTCAACAAGTTCGCCGGCGACGCCGCGCTGTGTATCTTCGGCGCGCCGTCGGCCCTGCCCGACGACGCCACCCCCGCGCTGCGCGCCGCCCGCCGCATCCGCGACGAGGTCGTCGCCACCGGCGAACTCGACGTGGGCATCGGCGTCGCCCGCGGCCGCGTCTTCGCCGGTGACGTGGGCGCCGACACCCGCCTCGAATTCACCGTCATCGGCGACGCGGTCAACGAGGCCGCCCGCCTGACCACCATGGCCAAGGAAGTGCCCCGCCGCGTCCTGGTCAGCGACGCGGTCCTGCAGGCCGCCGCCCCCACCGAACGCGCCCACTGGAAGCGGCACAAGGACCTGCGCCTGCGCGGCATCCCCGGCCGCACCCGCACCTGGACGGACATCCCGCCGGTGCGGTGAACGGAACCGCGCGGTCGTCGTCCCGGGCAGTAGGCCCGCGACACCACTCACGGTCGATACTGCGCCGATCAAAGGCTCGCAACGGCGCGATCGGCAGCCGCCCGGCGCGCACGACGCGGGAGAATCATCGGTGAGACCCGCCGTACGTGCCCGAGCAGGATCGGCCGGTCGACCGCCCCCGTGCTTCGGCGACGCCGTCGGCGGAGACGAACAGCGCTCCGGATCTAGCCGCGCAGTGCGGCGGTCAACGACGCGGGGTCGGTGACCGGGAGGTCGCACACCGAGCCACGGCAGACGTAGGCCGCGGGCGCGCCGTCGACCAGAGGGCGGTCGGCCAGCAGCGGGGCGGTGTCGGGCTGACCCGCCAGCACGATCGAGCCGCCGGGCGCCGAGGCGCGCGCCGCGGCGAGGAGTTCGGTTGCGGCCGAAGACTTCTCGGTCGCGGAGACGGCCACCTGGATCGGGCCGCGCAGGGACGCCTCGGCGACGGCAAGCCAGTGGCCCGCGGTGCGCGGTGCGCGCGCCAGCAGAACCGCGGCGCGGGCGAGGGTGTGGTCGGCCAGTTCGCGATAGCGGACCGCGCGCTCGGTATCGGCGACGGCCGACGCGGTCAACAGGGCTTCGGCCAGGGCCGAGGAACCCGACGGGGTGGCGCCGTCGACCGGATCGCGCGGCCGGGCGACGAGCGTCTCGGCGTCGTCGGCGGTGTCGAACCAGCTGCCGAGGCGCTCCGGATCGGCGAAATGCTCGATCGCGCTGTC
It encodes the following:
- a CDS encoding LLM class F420-dependent oxidoreductase, with protein sequence MSIRLGYQMPNFSNTSSVRELFPTVIAQARAAEAAGFDAAFVMDHFYQLPGIGSPDEPMLEAYTALGALATATDRIQLSTLVTGNTYRNPALLAKTVTTLDVVSGGRAVLGIGAGWFELEHQQYGFEFGTFTERFQRLEEALAIIAPMLHGQRPTVDGAWYRTENAMNEPRVRDDLPIMLGGGGEKKTFALAARYADHLNIIANASELPRKVEALHQRCAEADRDPATLETSFLAFVIADEDGDRARKQQADMLARYGIDLSTLSPAEIRATPADRQFVGTPDEVAEQIQTRVLDHGIDGVIVNMITNGHEPGVIEAAAKALRPLVS
- a CDS encoding RDD family protein — its product is MAVQEQLGRRAWHTPRTLWTLVWTTARALAVLVCGIACVPAFLHLAGTSGPAGEADGRSSDAAVFVFLAILPLTITGLVMTRTAFRRWLSARHRWQVWNIETLRPQIQEWVNLLDDRGSVAGTLVLRKWSSRTFGGDDKVVWFAGVPNKAGLIAKPGGAGAQLAYRSLFYVPPRFGTALLVKDKSAPPIPQPHSTSPAKTPEPPGKHGGLDDATFPSPRKLRRTLAYLLDVVVHLAIGFGVVFLSDEVTRHAVTHQDWDSTQIKWWTMIGYFLLASFVDRVVLQSVTRTTLGKAVFGLVIIDRDTGRYPRVGRLLAAWLVGVIMPILVLGNSTVPERPERYLLPAVRRRDARQVFGTRSGDPVGVTG
- the glyA gene encoding serine hydroxymethyltransferase gives rise to the protein MAGELARERDTLEMIASENFVPRAVLQAQGSVLTNKYAEGYPGRRYYGGCEAVDVVETLARDRAKELFGAEFANVQPHSGAQANAAVLMALMNPGETLLGLDLAHGGHLTHGMRLNFSGKLYDVHSYGVSKEDHRIDMDEVRDIAKASKPKVIVAGWSAYPRHQDFAKFREIADEVGAYLWVDMAHFAGLVAAGLHPSPVPYADVVSSTVHKTLGGPRSGLILAKQEFAKKLNSAVFPGQQGGPLMHVIAAKAAAFKIAATEEFKDRQVRTLSGSRILAERLTGADVKDKGVSVLTGGTDVHLVLVDLRNSELDGQQAEDLLHEVGITVNRNAVPFDPRPPMVTSGLRIGTAALATRGFGDAEFTEVADIIAAALAGTSDTETLRARVAKLAQSVPLYQGLEDWRLLG
- the coaA gene encoding type I pantothenate kinase gives rise to the protein MARMSEPSPYVEFDRKQWRTLRKSTPLVLTEEELTGLRGLGEQIDLEEVAEVYLPLARLIHLQVAARQRLFAATATFLGEKHPDKQVPFVIGVAGSVAVGKSTTARVLQALLARWDHHPRVDLVTTDGFLYPTAELTRRGIMHRKGFPESYDRRKLLRFVTEVKSGAEEVCAPVYSHISYDIVPDEKHCVRQPDILIVEGLNVLQTGPRLMVSDLFDFSIYVDARIEDIENWYVQRFLALRKTGFADPDAHFHHYSALNDEQATTAARDIWNSTNRPNLVDNILPTRPRATLVLRKDADHTINRLRLRKL
- a CDS encoding isoprenyl transferase, producing MEFLGRVRGLPYRIYEARLSKQLADKQHPRHVAVMCDGNRRWARENGFTDVSHGHRVGALKIAELVGWCSDEGIEMVTVYLLSTENLRRDPDELETLFEVITDVVEELSAPEQNWSVRIVGSLAGFPELIAKRLRVAAERTSGRDGVHVNVAVGYGGRQEITDAVRSLVRQEIAAGESGEDLVQSITVDAIGQHLYTSGQPDPDLVIRTSGEQRLSGFLLWQSAYSEIWFTEAYWPEFRRVDFLRALRDYAARHRRFGA
- the trhA gene encoding PAQR family membrane homeostasis protein TrhA — protein: MRAEVEELVALGKPLLRGWIHTWAVGVAAIAVAVLVVVAFGESATAGWSTLVYGITVCLLFGISAVYHRVTWQSVQARVRMKRADHSMIFLFIAGSYTPFALLGLPGSTGRTLLIVVWAGALAGVALKLLWPTAPRWVGVPLYLLLGWAIVPVAPELLHNVGVLPLVLLAVGGVIYSVGAILYATKWPNPWPTHFGHHEFFHAATVLAAMFHYVAIWLVVLG
- a CDS encoding adenylate/guanylate cyclase domain-containing protein, which produces MNRLVRWALRSYWGLALVVITANLVGLGAIFLVAWADGVFTRVGPNWREAASLLGIYPAFAVGLGIAMAIYDRRRYLRWLDDGRKPTPEEARRLIALPAAITLRAIVLWIPGIALTVWLVDRFTDYDNKAVVIAGFALGALESAGATYLILDRLIRPAVPIITAVLGPTVHPSSTVLVRVLVTWAVSSALPGLIIIVVLSDPATPAEDRVRAAWIFTIVALLVGALATALLARSVATPMRTMYRALDRITRGELDVRVPVGSASEIGRLEHSVNELAATLQDQAHTEDVFGRHVGSTVAERALAGSTDLTGDVRTVSALFVDVTGSVQLSAEMAPEQFVHKLNRLLATVVAATEANGGLVNKFAGDAALCIFGAPSALPDDATPALRAARRIRDEVVATGELDVGIGVARGRVFAGDVGADTRLEFTVIGDAVNEAARLTTMAKEVPRRVLVSDAVLQAAAPTERAHWKRHKDLRLRGIPGRTRTWTDIPPVR